The segment ACCGCTTTGCTTGCTCAGCTTCTCGCCGGTTTCGTTGACCACCACTGGCACGTGCAGGTACGCCGGCGTGGGCAGGCCCAGCAGGTGCTGCAGGTGGATCTGGCGCGGCGTGGAGTCGAGCAGGTCGGCGCCGCGCACGATATGCGTGATGCCCTGCAAGCCGTCATCCACCACTACCGCCAGTTGATACGCCCACAGCCCGTCCGCGCGGCGCAGCACGAAGTCGCCCAGCTCGGTTTCCAGGTCCTGGCACTGGCGGCCCTGCCAGCGGTCGTCGAAGCACAGGGTGGCGGCCGGGCCGTCCGGCACGCGCACGCGCCAGGCGCGCGGCAGCTTGCCGTTCAGGCCGTGGCGGCAGGTGCCGGGATAGCCCAGGGTCTGGTGCCGCTCGCGCACGTGCACCAGTGAGTCGGCGATCTCCTTGCGCGAACAGCCGCACGGGTAGAGCTGCCCGGCGGCGTCGAGGCGGCGCAGCGCATCGGCATAGAACGGCTCACGCCGGCTCTGCCATACCGGCGGCTCGTCCGGCGCCATGCCCAGGCGTTCCAGCGTGAGCAGGATGTCGTCGTCCGCGCCGCGCACGCAGCGCGGCATGTCGATGTCCTCGATGCGCACCAGCCACTGGCCGCCGTGCGCGCGCGCGTCCAGCCAGCTCGCCAGCGCGGTGACCAGCGAGCCCATATGCAGCGGCCCGGTGGGCGAGGGGGCGAAGCGGCCGCGATAGCCGGTCGCGGCAACCGTCGTTGCTGCCGTCGTTGCTGTCACTGCCATGAGACCTGCCCTCAGCCGGCGAAGTCGGGTTGCTGCAGCAGTGCCTGCGCCAGGCGCGGGTCTTCCAGCTTGCTGGCCCACCACTGCAGCGCCTTGCCGCGGTTGCTGGTGCGCCAGGCTACCTTGAAGTTGCCGGGCGCGCGCACCTCGACGGTCTCGCGCGCCTGCAGCACGCCGCTTTCGATATGGGGTTGCGCCATCGGCGCCGGCAGCCAGCCGCAGCCCAGCCCACGGATCTGTGCCTCGAGCTTGTCGCGCATGGTGGGCACCACCAGCACGTCTTGCCCGGCCAGCACGCCATGGGTACGCGCCGGCAGGTTGCGCGAGGTGTCGCCCACCGCGACGATGCGGTGCCTGGCGATCTGGATGGTGGTGAGCGGGCCTTCCTCGGTGGCCAGCGGATGGTGCGCGGCAACCGCGAACACGAACGGCATCGAGCCCAGTGGCCGGATCTGGAAGCCCTGCGTGCTGGGCGCATCGTAGGCGCCGCCGATCACCAGGTCGGCGCGGTTGTTGACCAGCGCATCCCAGGCGCCGCCCAGCACTTCCTTGGAAAAGCGCAGCCGGGTGGCGGTGTTCTCGGCGTAGAAGTCGTGGATCACCGGCAGCAGCGCGCGGAAGTTGATCAGGTCGTCGACCACGATGGTGAGGGTAGCCTCCCAGCCGGTGGCCAGGCGCTTGACGCGCCGTGCCAGGTCATCGGCGGCATGCAGCAGGTGGCGGCCCTCATCGAGCAGGGCGCGTCCGGCCGGCGTCAGCTCGGCGCGGTGGCGGCGCCGGTCGAACAGCAGCACGTCCAGGTCTTCTTCCAGCTTGCGCACCACGTAGGTCAGCGCGGAAGGGACCTTGCCCATCTCGTGGGCGGCGGCGGCAAAGCTGCCCTTGCGTTCGATGGCGTCGAGGACTTCGAGGGATTCTAGCGAGAGGGCCATGTTCAGAAATTCTGAATGACTGCTTCTAAGTCGATCCCCGTAAATATACGCCTCAAGCCCTAAACTTCCTAGCATCAAAGCGAAAACGTATGCCGCGACACGGTTACCAAGCCAGTGCTTGCGGGCAAACAGGCTCAAGGAGGGCCATCAAAATGATTGAAATCAGAAAGTCTGCAGAGCGTGGTTACGCCGATCATGGCTGGCTGAAGTCCTTTCATTCGTTCTCGTTCGCCGACTACTATGACCCGCGGCATGTGCAGTTTGGGCCACTGCGAGTGATCAACGAGGACCGCGTCGCGCCGGGCATGGGCTTTGGCACGCACGGCCACCGCGACATGGAGATCATCAGCTACGTGCTTGAGGGCGAACTGGCCCACAAGGACAGCATCGGCAACGGCAGCGTGATCCGCCCTGGCGATGTGCAGCGCATGAGCGCCGGCACCGGCGTGCGCCATTCGGAGTACAACCACGCCGCGCACGACACCACCCACTTCCTGCAGATCTGGATCATGCCGGCCGAGAACGGCATCGAGCCCGGCTACGAGGAAAAGCATTTCGACGCAGCCGACAAGCGTGGCAAGCTGCGCCTGGTGGCCAGCGCCGATGGTGCCGAGGGCTCGGTGGTGGTCCACCAGGACGTGCGCCTGTACGCCGGCCTGTTCGATGGCGACGAGGCTGCCACGCTGGCGCTTGCGCCGGGCCGCCGCGCCTATATCCACGTGGCGCGCGGTCGGGTGACGGTCAACGGCAAGGCGCTTGAAGCCGGCGACGCGGCGAAGCTGGAAGCCGAGGGCGAGGTCGCGCTGTCCGGCGGCGATGGCGCCGAAGTGCTGGTGTTCGACCTGTCCTGAGCATCGTTCATTGCCGCATGCGAGAGCCCGCCTTCGGCGGGCTTTTGCTTTTTGCATTGCGCGCCGGGCTCCGGCAGGTACCGCTGTGCTATCTTCTCGCTATGCATTGCGCCTGCGCCGGCACATCGCCGGCAAGCCCGGAAGGGCCAGGCGTGCCCTTGGAACACCCCGTACCAAGATGACCTTTGTTTCCATTCTCCTGGCGCTGATCGCTGAACAATTCCGCGCCCTGGGCCGCAACAACCCGATCCACGAGATCGTGCGCGCACTCGGCGACCGCGCGGAACACGCCTTCGACACCGGCCGCCCGCGCGATGCCGCGCTGGCCTGGCTGACCGTGGTCCTGCCGCTGACCCTGGCGGTGATCGTGGTGCACTACCTGCTGGCCTCGATCAGCGTGGCGCTGACGCTCGCCTGGAATGTGCTGGTGCTGTACATGACGCTGGGCTTTCGCCAGTTCAGCCACTACTTCACCGACATCCACGAGGCCCTCAACCGCGATGACGTCCATACCGCGCGCACGCTGCTGCACGAGTGGACCGGCCTGGACACCGTCGAGATGCCGGTCTCCGAGATCGTGCGGCACACGCTGGAGGCGGCCATCATCGCCGTGCACCGGCATGTGTTCGGCGTGTTCTTCTGGTTCCTGGTGCCGGTCGGCCCCGGCGGGGTGGTGCTGTACCGCACCGCCGAATACCTGAGCCGCCACTGGAACCAGCCCTCGACCGAGCGCAGCCCCGCGCTGGGCCGCTTTGCGGCGCGCGCCTTCTATTTGCTGGACTGGATTCCGTCGCGGCTGACGGCGATCGGCTTTGCCATCGTCGGCAACTTCGAGGACGCGGTCTACGCCTGGCGCAACCATGCGCGCAAGTGGAACGATGCCGTCAACGGCATCCTGCTTGCCAGTGGGGGCGGGGCGCTGGGCGTGCGCCTGGGCACGCCGCTGGCCGAGGATGATTCCACCGTGGTGCTGCGCGCCAGCGTGGCTGGCCCGGCCGTGGACTATGCGCCCGGCATGGAAGAGGAAAACGGCGGCCCGGAACCGGTGCCGCCCGAATTCGGCACCGAGCCCGGCGTGCGCACGCTGCAGTCGGCCGTGGGCCTGGTATGGCGCGCGGTGGTGCTGTGGATGCTGCTGCTGGCGATGCTGTCGCTGGCGCTCTGGGTCGGCTGACCAGCGTCAAAAAGGGGGCGGCGCGCTAGTCGCGGGCCGCGCCGCAGCGCCAGCAGGCCCCGAACTGGGCCTCGTGCCATTCCAGGCAGTGGCGGCATTGCCAGCTCGGCCCCGGCGCCGGGTTGGCGGCGGCATTGAGCACCGCCCACGCCTGCGCTTCCATCTCGTCATCGACCAGCCACACCTGTGGCGCACTCTCCCGGAACGGGATCTCGCCGGTCGCGCCGGCCAGCCAGGTATTGCGCAATTCCGCCCGGATGCCGGCCGCCCGCAGGACGTTCCGGCAATGGGCTGCATGGACGAGGGAAGTGGCGGACAGCAGCAGTTTCATGGCAGCGCACCGGGTAACCCAGGTGCGCTTACCTTACCACGGCTTCTGCTGGTTGGATTCGTGCAGCAACTGCATGTAGAGCTGGTGGCGGCGCTCGGAGATCGCTCCCGAGGCGACCGCGGCCAGCACGCCGCAGCCGGGCTCGTTGACGTGGTGGCAGTTGTAGAAGCGGCACCCGGTCAGCAGCGGGCGGAACTCCGGGAAGGCGCGCTCCAGCATGCCCTCGCTCAGGTGGTACAGGCCGAATTCCTGGAAGCCCGGCGAATCGATCAGCGCACCCTGATGGCCGTCCACGGTGCCCCATTCGGCCGGCAGGTGATAGAGCCGCGTGAAGGTGGTGGTGTGCTTGCCGGAGTCGAGCTTGGCCGAGATCTCGCGGGTCTGTGCATCCACCCCCGGGATCAGCAGGTTCAGCAGCGACGACTTGCCCATGCCCGATTGCCCGATCAGGATGCTGGCCAGCCCCGCCAGGCGCGGCTTGAGCGCGGCCAGCGCCTGCGCCGGGTCGGCGCGCACCGACAGCTCCAGCGTGTCGTAGCCCAGCCCGCGGTACAGCGCCAGGCGCCCTCGCGCTTCTTCGAGCCGGTCGGGCAGGTCGGTCTTGTTGAGCACGATCAGCGGCCGGATCTCCATGGCCTCGGCCGACACCAGCGCGCGGCCGAGCAGGTCTTCGGAGAAGCCCGGCTCGGTTGCCAGCACGATCACGACCTGGTCGATATTGGCGGCCAGCAGCTTGGACTTGAACTGGTCGGAGCGGTGCAGCAGGTTCTTGCGCGGCGAGGCCGCGGTGATCACGCACTGGTCGGCGGCGGCGCGTTCCACGCTGACATGGTCGCCCACCGCGCAGTCGCTCTTCTTGCCGCGCGGGAAGGCATGCATGCGCGTGCCGTCGCCCAGCTCGACCACGTAGTGGCGGCCATGGGCGGCGATGATCAGCGCGGATTCGGTGGCCGTGCCGGCATGGCTGCCGCCGCCGGCGTTGCGGTGACGCGTGGCGCGGCTCATGCGTGCGCCAGCAGGCGGTCGATCCGCTGCGCGGCGGGCGGATGCGAGTAGTAGAAGGCGCTGTAGAGCGGATCCGGCGTCAGCGTCGAGGCGTTGTCCTTGTACAGCTTCACCAGCGCCGACACCAGGTTGCCGGCATCGGTCTGGTCGGCGGCAAAGGCGTCGGCCTCGAACTCATGGCGGCGCGACGACAGGCTCGACAGCGGCCCCAGCAGGAAGGTGAACACCGGCAGCGCCAGGAAGAACAGCACCAGCGCCAGCGCGTTGTTGGACACGCCCAGGTTGGGCACCACGCCCAGCCCGGTGTAGAACCAGCTGCGCGTGGCCAGCCAGCCCAGCAGCGCCAGGAACACCAGGCTCAGCGCAAAGGTGACGACGATGCGCTTGGTCACGTGGCGGCGCTTGAAGTGGCCCAGCTCATGTGCCAGCACCGCCTCGATCTCGTCGCCCGACAGGCGCTCCAGCAGCGTGTCGAAGAAGACAATGCGCTTGGCCGCGCCGAAGCCGGTGAAATACGCATTGCCGTGGGCGCTGCGCTTGCTGCCGTCCATCACGAACAGGCCCTTGCTGGCAAAGCCGCAGCGCTTCATCAGGGCCTCGATGCGCTGGCGCAGCGATTCGTCGGTGAGCGGCTCGAACTTGTTGAACAGCGGTGCGATAAAGGTCGGGAACACCACCAGCAGGAACAGGTTGAAGGCCATCCACACCAGCCAGGTCCAGACCCACCACAGCGAGCCGGCGCGCTCCATCAGCCACAGCACCGCCAGCAGCAGCGGCAGGCCCAGCGCGCAGGCCACCACCAGCATCTTGGCCATGTCGGCCAGCCACAGGCCGAACGTCATCTTGTTGAAGCCGAAGCGCTGCTCGATGCCGAACTGGCCGTACAGCGAGAACGGCAGGTCCACCAGCCCGCCGATCAGCGCCACGCTGGCCACCAGCGCCACGCCATAGGCATAGCCTGGGCCGAAAGTGTCCAGCCAGGACTGGTTGAGCCACTGCAGCCCGCCCAGCATGGTGAAGCCGATCAGCACCGCGGCCCCGGCCAGCACCTCGAGCATCGACAGCCGGGTGCGGGCGATGGTGTAGTCCGCGGCCTTCTGGTGCGAGGCCAGGCTGATGGTGTCGGCAAAGCGCGGCGGCACCGCATTGCGGTGCTGCGCCACATGCCGGACCTGGCGGGCGGCCAGCCAGAGCCTGGTCAGCACCATCAGCACCAGGGCGGCGAGAAAGACAATCGTGAACATCGGCAAGAGCCTTGTTGTGGGTGCGGGCGCCCCGCATTGTGCGCGGCGGGCGTCCGTTGGAACCGCCGAGCCCCGGGGTGGGGCAGGCGGTGGTCCGGGATATCCGGAAAACACCCCGGCGCTGGTGCGCAAACGGCCATTCCGGACGGATATGCGAGAATTATAAATTGTTCGCGCCCGCCCCCGCCGCGGCCGCTTCCCTGAAATCCCTATCTTCCGCAGTCCCGATGACAAGCCAAGCCACCGCCAAATCCGTCAAAAGCGAAAACAACCTGATCTGGCTGGACATGGAAATGACCGGCCTGCAGCCGGATACCGATCGCATCATCGAAATCGCGATCGTCGTTACCGACTCCGAACTCAATATCCTGGCGGAAGGCCCGGTGCTGGTGATCCACCAGAGCGACGCCGTGCTCGATGGCATGGACAACTGGAACAAGGGCACCCACGGCCGCTCGGGCCTGATCGACAAGGTCAAGGCATCGACCCTGACCGAAGAGCAGGCCGAGGCCGAGCTGCTGGCCTTCCTCAAGCGCTGGGTGCCGGCCAGCAAGTCGCCGATGTGCGGCAACTCGATCTGCCAGGACCGCCGCTTCATGGCGCGCTACATGCCCAAGCTGGAGGCCTTCTTCCACTACCGCAACCTGGACGTGTCCACGCTGAAGGAGCTGTGCAAGCGCTGGGAGCCGGCCATCCACAAGGGCTTTATCAAGCGCCAGCTGCATACGGCGCTGGCCGACATCCTGGAATCGGTCGAAGAACTGCGCTACTACCGCACGCACTTTATCCGGCACACCGCGCCGGGCGCCGCACCGGCAGCGGACGCGCCGGCCGCCGGCACGCCCGCGCAATAAGCGGGGCCGGCTGCTCCCGGAACAACAACCCACTGCAAGCGACGGGCCGCCCGCACGGGGCGGCCGTCGCCGGGGCGCGTCCCGCCCGCCTGCCCATGCTTGAGCGCATCGTCTCCATCATCACGCCGGTCATCCTGATCATCCTGGTCGGGTGGCTGTACGGGCGCAAGGCCCATCCGGACATGGCCGGCATCAACCGCGCCACGCTGGACGTGATCGCACCGCTGCTGGTGGTGTCGGCCTTCGTCAGCAAGGATTTCGTGCTGGCCGACCAGCTGGTGCTGCTGGGCTGCGCTGTGGCGGTGGTGCTGGGCTCCGGCGTGCTGGCGTGGGCGCTGGCGCGGCTGCTGAAGGCCGATCCGCGCACCTTCGTGCCGCCGATGATGTTCAACAACTGCGGCAACATGGGGCTGCCGCTGTCGGTATTTGCCTTCGGTCCGGCGGGGCTGGCGCCGGCGGTGGCGCTGTTCGCGGCATCGAACCTGATGCACTTCACCATCGGCATGAAGATCGTCAACCGCCATGCGTCGATGGCGCAGATCGCGCGCAACCCCATGGTGCTGGCCACCGTGGCGGGCGTGGCGCTGGCGCTGGCGCGGCCATGGTTCACGCTGCCGGACCCGGTATACCAGTCGGTCAAGCTGCTGGGCGACGCCACCGTGCCGCTGATGCTGTTTGCGCTGGGCGTGCGCATGAAGGACGTGAGCCTGCGCAACTGGGGCATGGGCCTGGTCGGCGCCGCGGCCTGCCCGCTGACGGGAATCGCGGTGGCGCTGCTGCTGGCGCAGTGGGTGCCGCTGACCGAATTGCAGCGCGGCCTGCTCTTTGTGTTTGCCGCGCTGCCGCCGGCGGTGCTGAACTTCCTGGTGGCGGACCATTTCCGGCAGGAGCCGGACCAGGTGGCGTCGATCGTGCTGCTGGGCAACATCGCCGCGGTGGTGTTCGTGCCGGTGGGGTTGTACCTGGGCTTGCGCTGAGGCGCGGGGAAGGGGAGCCCGCAGGCGCGCGCCTGCGGGGATTGGCGATTACGCCGCGGGCTTGGCCCGCACGGCGTTCTTCGGGCGCCAGGCCTTGACCACGGCCTCATCGGTTTCCATGTAGGGGCCGCCGATCAGGTCGATGCAATACGGCACCGCAGCAAAGATCCCTTGCGCCACGGCCTTGCCATCGGCATCGCGCAGGCCCTCCAGGGTCTCGCGGATGGCGCGCGGCTGGCCGGGCAGGTTGACGATCAGCGCGGCGCGGCTGGCGGTCTCGCGGATCACCGCCACCTGGCGCGACAGGATCGCGGTCGGCACGAAATGCAGGCTGACCTGGCGCATCTGCTCGCCGAAGCCGGGCATTTCCTTGGTGCCCACGGCCAGCGTGGCCTCTGGCGTCACGTCGCGGCGCGCCGGGCCGGTGCCGCCGGTGGTCAGCACCAGGTCGCAGCCGGCCACGTCGACCAGGTCGATCAGGGTGCGCGAGATCTGCGCCTGCTCGTCCGGGATCAGCCGCTCCACCGCCTGCCAGGGCGTGGTCAGCGTGCGCCCGAACCACTCGCGCAGCGCCGGGATGCCTTCGTCCTGGTAGGTGCCGGCCGAGGCGCGGTCCGAGATCGAAACGAAGCCGACAACGAGTTCATCGGGATGGTTGCGGACTACCGGCTGCGTGGTCTGGGTCATGCCTCGGGCTCCGGGGTAGGGGGTTGGTCCGCGGCGGCGCCGGCCTTGCCGTCCTTCGCATCCAGCGCCGTCTTGATCGCCTGGAACAGCTCGCGGAAATAGCGCGGCGGCTTGCCTTGCTCCTTTTCCTTGCGCGCGTTGCGGATGGTGTTGCGCAGCGCCTGCACGTCGATGCCGGGGTGCTCGGCGAGGAAGCGCGTCAGCGCCGCGTCGTCGGCCAGCAGCAGCTCGCGCCAGCGCTCGATCAGGTGCATGCGGGCGGTTTCGGCCTTGCTGGTGCCCTTGAAGCCCTCCAGCGCTTGCCGGATCACCTCGACCTCTTCGTCGTCGAGGCCGCGCATGATCTTGCCCACGAACTGCATCTGGCGGCGCTTGCCCTCGTGGCTGTTGATGCGGCGGGCCTGGTGGATGGCGTCGGCGAGCGCTTCGGGCATGGGCACGCGCGCCAGGCGGTCCTTGGCCAGGGCTTCGAGCTCGGCGCCAAGGTCCTGCAGGGCGGTCATTTCGCGCTTGCGCTGCGACTTGCTTTTCGGTTCGTCGTCTTCCGGTTCGGGCGCAAAGCCTCCGGGAAAGCGCGAGCCATTCGGATTACGGGAATTTCGCGTCATGCCCGGCATTTTATCTTGCTATGATTGCCGCTTGGACTTTTGATGACACCCGCCCAGCATGGACCAGATCGCAGAACAGACCGCGCACTTCACCTACACCCAGGCCCAGCTCAGCGAGATGGCCGCCGATGTGCTGCGCGTTGCACGCGAACTTGGGGCGACCGACGCCGCCACCGAGATCTCCGAAGGCAGCGGCCTGTCGGTATCGGTACGCAAGGGGCAGGTGGAAACCATCGAGCAGAACCGCGACAAGGTGGTCGGGGTCACGGTCATGATCGGCAAGCGCCGCGGCAATGCCAGCACCTCGGACTTCTCGCCGGCCGCGCTGCGCGCCACTGCCGAGGCCGCCTACAACATCGCCCGCTTCACGGCCGAGGACGATTGCGCCGGCCTGGCCGAGGAAGAACTGCTGGAACGCGCGCCGCAGGACCTGGAACTGTTCCACCCGTGGGCGCTGGACGCCGAGCGCGCCATCGACATTGCCACCCGCGCCGAGGCCGCCGCCTTCGCGGTGTCGCCGCGCATCCGCAACAGCGACGGCGCCAGCGTGTCGGCGCAGCATTCGCAGTTCGTGCTGGCGACCACGCGCGGCTTCTCGGGCGGCTACCCGTATTCGCGCCATTTCATCTCGTGCGCGCCGATCGCCGGCAGCGGCAGCGGCATGCAGCGCGATGACTGGTACTCGTCCAAGCGCTCGCCGCTGGCGCTGGCCGCGCCCGAGGACATCGGCCGCTACGCCGCCGAGCGCGCGCTGGCGCGGCTGCAGGCGCGCCAGCTGTCCACGCGCCGCTGCCCGGTGCTGTTCGAGGCGCCGCTTGCCGCGGGGCTGCTGGGCGCCTTCGTGCAGGCGGTGTCGGGCGGCGCGCTGTACCGCAAATCCACGTTCCTGTGCGATTCGCTGGGCCAGGCCGTGTTTGCGCCGCATATCCAGATCCATGAGCAGCCGCACACCCCCGGCGCCATGGGCAGCGCCCCGTTCGACGAGGAAGGCGTGCGCACCCGTGCCCGCGACGTGGTCCGCGACGGCGTGGTGCAGGGCTATTTCCTGTCGACCTATTCCGCGCGCAAGCTCGGCATGCAGACCACCGGCAACGCCGGCGGCTCGCACAACCTGACACTGACCAGCTCGCTGACCGAGCCCGGCGACGACTTCCCGGCGATGCTGCGCAAGCTCGGCACCGGCCTGCTGGTGACCGAGCTGATGGGGCAGGGCGTCAACTACGTGACCGGCGACTATTCGCGCGGCGCCTCGGGCTACTGGGTCGAGAACGGCGTGATCCAGTACCCGGTGGAGGAAATCACCATCGCCGGCAATATGGCCGAGATGTTCCAGCAGATCGTCGCCATCGGCGCGGACTCGCTGGTGCGCGGCACCAAGGAAACCGGCTCGATCCTGCTCGAGCAGATGACGATTGCCGGCACCTGAGCGGCGCGCGCCACCCAAAAAAAAGCAGGCCTGACGGCCTGCTTTTTTATTGCCCGCGCAACGGCTTACGACTCGTCCGACGGCGGCCGCTCGTACGTGACGAACGCATAGTCGAAGCCATTGGCCTCCGAATGATGCGTCTCGCGCGCGGTCTCCACCCATTGGGTGCGGTCGATTGCCGGGAAGAAGGCATCGCCTTCCACATCCGCATCGATCTCGGTCACCACCAGCCGGTCCGCGCATGGCATGGCCTCGGCGTAGAGCTGCGCGCCGCCGATCAGGAAGATCTGCTCCGCGCCCACGCACAGGCGCTGGGCATCTTCCAGCGAGGCCGCCACCTCGGCGCCCTCGATGCGCAGGTCCGGGTTGCGGCTGACCACGATATTGCGGCGCCCCGGCAGCGGGCGGCCGATCGAGTCCCAGGTCTTGCGGCCCATGATCACGGGCGCGCCCATGGTGGTACGCTTGAAGTGCGCCAGGTCTTCCGGCAGGCGCCACGGCAGCGTGTTGTCGCGGCCGATGGTGTTGTTGCGGGCGCGGGCGACGACCAGTGTCAGCAGCGTCATACGGCCACCGGTGCCTTGATGGCGGCGTGCGACTGGTAGCCGGCCAGTTCAAAGTCTTCGTAGCGGTAGTCGAAGATGCTGTCGGGCTTGCGCAGGATCTTCAGCTGCGGCAGCGCCAGCGGCTCGCGCGCCAGCTGGGTCTGCACCTGCTCGAAATGGTTGTTGTACAGGTGGCAGTCGCCGCCGGTCCAGACGAAGTCGCCCACTTCCAGCCCGGTCTGCTGCGCCATCATGTGGGTCAGCAGCGCATAGCTGGCGATATTGAACGGCACGCCCAGGAAAATATCGGCGCTGCGCTGGTAGAGCTGGCACGACAGCCGGCCATCGGCCACGTAGAACTGGAAGAACGCGTGGCAGGGCGGCAGCTTCATGCGCGGGATGTCGGCCACGTTCCAGGCCGACACGATCAGGCGGCGCGAATCCGGATTGGCGCGGATCTGCGCCACCAGGTCGGTGATCTGGTCGATATGTCGGCCGTCCGGCGTCGGCCACGAGCGCCATTGCGAGCCGTAGACCGGGCCCAGTTCGCCGTTCTCGTCGGCCCACTCGTCCCAGATGGTGACGCCGTGCTCCTGCAGCCAGCGCACGTTGGTCGAGCCCTGCAGGAACCACAGCAGTTCATAGATGATCGACTTCAGGTGCAGCTTCTTGGTGGTCACCACCGGGAAGCCTGCGCGCAGGTCGAAGCGCATCTGGTAGCCGAACACCGAGCGCGTGCCGGTGCCGGTGCGGTCGGCCTTGTCGGTGCCATGCTCGTACACATGGCGCATGAAGTCGAGGTACTGTTTCATCGGCGCGGGGCGGGATCGGGAGTGACGCGGGTACTGGTCCCGCAAAGCTGGCATTTTAAAGCAAAAGGGCCATCCCTCAGGATGGCCCTTCAGCGGCATGGCCGGGGCGGGTGCCCCGGCCATGCCTGGCACGGCTTGCCGCCTTAGTGGCTGCCGGCCGGTTGCTGCACGCGGCGCTTCTGCACCAGGTAGCCGGCGCCCAGCACGCCGCCGACGATCAGCACGTACAGGCCCCAGTTGACCACCGGGTTGGCTTCGAAGAACGCCTTGATCATCGGCTCGTGCACGATCATCTTGACTGCCGTGAACGCCAGCACGCCTGCGCCCAGGTAGATGATGATCGGGAAGCGGCTCATCAGCTTGAGCACCAGGCTCGAGCCCCACACCACGATCGGGATGCTGATCAGCAGGCCCAGCACCACCAGCAGGAAGCTGCCGTGCGCGGCGCCGGCCACGGCCAGCACGTTGTCCACGCCCATCACCGCGTCGGCGATGATGATGGTCTTCATTGCGCCCCACAGGGTCGAGGCGCCCGAGCCGTGCCCCTCGCCGTCGCCTTCGTCGGACAGCAGCTTGTAGGCAATCCACACCAGCGCCAGGCCGCCGATCAGCATCAGCCCCGGAATCTTCAGCAGCCAGACCACCCCGATCGTCATGGCCGAGCGCACCACCACGGCGCCGACGGTACCCCAGATGATGGCCTTCTTCTGCAGGTGGGCGGGCAGGTTGCGCGCCGCCAGGGCGATCACGATGGCATTGTCTCCAGCCAGCACCAGGTCAATGACGACGATGGACAGCAGTGCCGTCAGGAACTGCATCGTGAACAGATCGGTAAACCACTCCATGAACTCTCCTCAGGGTACAAATCAGCGCAAGTGCGCGTATCGGGTTCGCCTGGTTTCACGTAGCACGGGAGCGTGGGGGCGCCTTTGCAAACCATGAAGTCCAGGTTGCAAAGGTCTTGCTCGACCACTGGCGCGGTATGCACGCCGGTAGTCAGCACAACCGGGGACAAGGGTCCCGGAATGACGATTGTGCTAAGGGCATGGGCCCCGGAGCTACTCCCCTTTGAGGGACACGACCCGTTTCGGGGCCGCGCTGGGCGGGATTATAAACGAACTGCAAGGGATATGCCCCATTAGGAAAGATACTGACTCAAAGTTCTTGATGTGCTGCGTGCGGCGCATCCGGCGATCGGCGGTGCGCGATCCGCCGGATGGGCCTATCCTTTAGGTTCGGCTTCGCCCGATGCGTCCCGGACGGCACAGGGAGGCGTTGCGGAGACCGGCGCGCACGACATGCACAGCGCGGCCTTGGGGAATACGCAGTGAAGCAGTGACCATTCGCGACCACACAAGGAAACGACATGCCGGCTGTCCCGAATCCGCCGAATACCCCCTTCCAGAAAAAAGCCCCGCAGACACCTCTCCCACCCCTGAACCACCACAACGGCCATGCGGCCGCACCGCCCGCCCTGGTCGCGCTGGCCAATGGCCGCGCGCACCGGCAGCCGCCCCAGCCGGAGTTCGTGCAGCAGTACCGCGAGGACAGCGGC is part of the Cupriavidus necator genome and harbors:
- a CDS encoding M48 family metallopeptidase encodes the protein MFTIVFLAALVLMVLTRLWLAARQVRHVAQHRNAVPPRFADTISLASHQKAADYTIARTRLSMLEVLAGAAVLIGFTMLGGLQWLNQSWLDTFGPGYAYGVALVASVALIGGLVDLPFSLYGQFGIEQRFGFNKMTFGLWLADMAKMLVVACALGLPLLLAVLWLMERAGSLWWVWTWLVWMAFNLFLLVVFPTFIAPLFNKFEPLTDESLRQRIEALMKRCGFASKGLFVMDGSKRSAHGNAYFTGFGAAKRIVFFDTLLERLSGDEIEAVLAHELGHFKRRHVTKRIVVTFALSLVFLALLGWLATRSWFYTGLGVVPNLGVSNNALALVLFFLALPVFTFLLGPLSSLSSRRHEFEADAFAADQTDAGNLVSALVKLYKDNASTLTPDPLYSAFYYSHPPAAQRIDRLLAHA
- the orn gene encoding oligoribonuclease, with the protein product MTSQATAKSVKSENNLIWLDMEMTGLQPDTDRIIEIAIVVTDSELNILAEGPVLVIHQSDAVLDGMDNWNKGTHGRSGLIDKVKASTLTEEQAEAELLAFLKRWVPASKSPMCGNSICQDRRFMARYMPKLEAFFHYRNLDVSTLKELCKRWEPAIHKGFIKRQLHTALADILESVEELRYYRTHFIRHTAPGAAPAADAPAAGTPAQ
- a CDS encoding AEC family transporter, with product MLERIVSIITPVILIILVGWLYGRKAHPDMAGINRATLDVIAPLLVVSAFVSKDFVLADQLVLLGCAVAVVLGSGVLAWALARLLKADPRTFVPPMMFNNCGNMGLPLSVFAFGPAGLAPAVALFAASNLMHFTIGMKIVNRHASMAQIARNPMVLATVAGVALALARPWFTLPDPVYQSVKLLGDATVPLMLFALGVRMKDVSLRNWGMGLVGAAACPLTGIAVALLLAQWVPLTELQRGLLFVFAALPPAVLNFLVADHFRQEPDQVASIVLLGNIAAVVFVPVGLYLGLR
- the mog gene encoding molybdopterin adenylyltransferase is translated as MTQTTQPVVRNHPDELVVGFVSISDRASAGTYQDEGIPALREWFGRTLTTPWQAVERLIPDEQAQISRTLIDLVDVAGCDLVLTTGGTGPARRDVTPEATLAVGTKEMPGFGEQMRQVSLHFVPTAILSRQVAVIRETASRAALIVNLPGQPRAIRETLEGLRDADGKAVAQGIFAAVPYCIDLIGGPYMETDEAVVKAWRPKNAVRAKPAA
- the yjgA gene encoding ribosome biogenesis factor YjgA, which encodes MPGMTRNSRNPNGSRFPGGFAPEPEDDEPKSKSQRKREMTALQDLGAELEALAKDRLARVPMPEALADAIHQARRINSHEGKRRQMQFVGKIMRGLDDEEVEVIRQALEGFKGTSKAETARMHLIERWRELLLADDAALTRFLAEHPGIDVQALRNTIRNARKEKEQGKPPRYFRELFQAIKTALDAKDGKAGAAADQPPTPEPEA
- the pmbA gene encoding metalloprotease PmbA: MDQIAEQTAHFTYTQAQLSEMAADVLRVARELGATDAATEISEGSGLSVSVRKGQVETIEQNRDKVVGVTVMIGKRRGNASTSDFSPAALRATAEAAYNIARFTAEDDCAGLAEEELLERAPQDLELFHPWALDAERAIDIATRAEAAAFAVSPRIRNSDGASVSAQHSQFVLATTRGFSGGYPYSRHFISCAPIAGSGSGMQRDDWYSSKRSPLALAAPEDIGRYAAERALARLQARQLSTRRCPVLFEAPLAAGLLGAFVQAVSGGALYRKSTFLCDSLGQAVFAPHIQIHEQPHTPGAMGSAPFDEEGVRTRARDVVRDGVVQGYFLSTYSARKLGMQTTGNAGGSHNLTLTSSLTEPGDDFPAMLRKLGTGLLVTELMGQGVNYVTGDYSRGASGYWVENGVIQYPVEEITIAGNMAEMFQQIVAIGADSLVRGTKETGSILLEQMTIAGT
- a CDS encoding dihydrofolate reductase gives rise to the protein MTLLTLVVARARNNTIGRDNTLPWRLPEDLAHFKRTTMGAPVIMGRKTWDSIGRPLPGRRNIVVSRNPDLRIEGAEVAASLEDAQRLCVGAEQIFLIGGAQLYAEAMPCADRLVVTEIDADVEGDAFFPAIDRTQWVETARETHHSEANGFDYAFVTYERPPSDES